Proteins found in one Cricetulus griseus strain 17A/GY chromosome X, alternate assembly CriGri-PICRH-1.0, whole genome shotgun sequence genomic segment:
- the LOC100753015 gene encoding protein FAM156A/FAM156B — translation MDPLQKWDPMSISMPSRMATVTSSQAASAGSHPSSSEKLSMGLSGLRLIRSPGPGVSAPVSEGLLQQQAREKKALWQQYWEKQGFPQRKKVFLRHSGRWHWDHMTPYLLARDVRGSPSGGNTQNLQQCQGHVPNIAGMSGDRNTPPNPPSWETLVQGLNGLTLNLGANRPSPLPEVTGEQQEPEQMLRLERQQESIRIFQRMLK, via the coding sequence ATGGATCCACTGCAGAAATGGGATCCAATGTCGATTTCCATGCCCTCCCGCATGGCCACTGTGACAAGCTCCCAAGCGGCCTCAGCAGgctctcacccttcctcttcagaaaagctAAGCATGGGTCTCAGTGGACTTAGGCTTATCCGCAGCCCTGGCCCAGGTGTGTCTGCTCCTGTGTCAGAGGGGCTGCTTCAGCAGCAGGCCCGTGAGAAGAAGGCATTGTGGCAACAGTACTGGGAAAAGCAGGGCTTTCCTCAGAGGAAGAAAGTCTTCCTGAGGCACTCTGGACGCTGGCACTGGGATCATATGACACCTTACCTGCTTGCACGGGATGTCAGAGGCTCTCCTTCGGGCGGCAACACTCAGAACCTGCAACAATGCCAGGGCCATGTGCCAAACATTGCTGGTATGAGTGGAGACAGGAACACGCCCCCCAACCCTCCCTCCTGGGAAACGCTGGTGCAAGGCCTCAATGGCCTCACCCTCAACCTGGGAGCCAACAGACCCAGCCCCCTGCCAGAGGTGACTGGGGAGCAGCAGGAGCCAGAGCAGATGCTCCGGCTGGAGAGGCAGCAGGAAAGCATCAGGATCTTCCAGAGAATGCTCAAGTAG